One genomic window of Elaeis guineensis isolate ETL-2024a chromosome 2, EG11, whole genome shotgun sequence includes the following:
- the LOC105043194 gene encoding uncharacterized protein isoform X1 has translation MALLRFKKGSKVEVLNKREVPSGSWWCAEIISGNGHTYSVRYDQYLPDMDGAVERVPRKAIRPRPPPVKVPRSWVAGDIVEVFDNNSWKLAEVSKVVARDFYFVRLLGSFREFRVHISDLRVRQSWQDNKWVVIQKESGRCNDGLMNSQTKIVKFSSQLPQSCIELEKYGVDEQICVENNNGYAEPTSRSMKKRSLPVDTCTGTNRKMRAVQKEGKHQQIIGRHSSQLLEKVDAVASPRKMLGEKYMHASLNHRIYEMGSDKQKPLADVGYRFIGSVGPNDAESVSSSVGSCSPSKSLYRSFHYPIASPPQGLDNHFDDADSSCVSGRDFPLHAKKALEEEIHHLELHAYHSTMLALYASGPLSWEKEALMTNLRLMLHISNDEHLLELRRSIYDAGLVQVDGSACCERYSF, from the exons ATGGCGCTCTTGAGGTTCAAGAAAGGGAGTAAGGTGGAGGTATTGAACAAGAGGGAAGTGCCCTCAGGCTCCTGGTGGTGTGCCGAGATCATCTCTGGGAATGGGCATACCTACAGTGTTAGGTACGATCAATATTTGCCAGACATGGATGGTGCTGTGGAAAGAGTACCAAGAAAGGCTATCAGGCCACGTCCTCCTCCTGTTAAGGTGCCGAGGAGCTGGGTTGCTGGTGACATTGTTGAGGTCTTTGACAACAACTCGTGGAAGCTTGCAGAAGTGTCAAAGGTTGTTGCTAGGGATTTCTATTTTGTAAGACTCCTTGGATCCTTCAGGGAATTCAGAGTCCATATATCGGATCTCAGGGTGCGACAATCTTGGCAGGACAACAAATGGGTTGTGATTCAGAAG GAATCCGGAAGATGTAATGATGGACTTATGAACAGCCAGACCAAAATTGTAAAGTTCAGTTCCCAATTACCCCAGTCCTGCATAGAGTTGGAGAAATATGGGGTAGATGAGCAAATTTGTGTCGAAAATAATAATGGATATGCAGAACCCACTTCAAGAAGCATGAAGAAAAGATCACTCCCAGTTGATACATGCACTGGAACCAACAGAAAGATGAGAGCAGTCCAGAAAGAAGGAAAGCATCAACAAATCATTGGAAGGCATTCATCTCAATTACTAGAAAAGGTAGATGCTGTTGCTTCACCACGTAAAATGCTTGGTGAAAAATACATGCATGCTTCCTTAAACCACCGAATTTATGAAATGGGCTCAGACAAGCAAAAACCACTAGCTGATGTTGGCTATCGTTTCATAGGAAGTGTAGGTCCTAATGATGCTGAGAGTGTTTCATCTTCTGTTGGTAGTTGTAGTCCTAGCAAAAGTCTGTATAGGTCTTTCCACTATCCTATTGCAAGCCCACCCCAAGGTTTGGATAATCATTTTGATGACGCTGATTCTTCTTGTGTATCAGGAAGAGATTTTCCTCTTCATGCAAAAAAGGCACTggaagaagaaattcatcatttAGAGTTACATGCTTATCATTCCACCATGTTGGCATTATATGCATCTGGGCCCTTAAGTTGGGAAAAGGAAGCATTGATGACTAACCTCCGCCTTATGCTGCACATATCAAATGATGAACATCTATTAGAGCTAAG GCGCAGTATCTATGATGCTGGACTTGTTCAGGTGGATGGATCGGCATGCTGTGAAAGATATAGTTTTTAA
- the LOC105043194 gene encoding uncharacterized protein isoform X3, producing MALLRFKKGSKVEVLNKREVPSGSWWCAEIISGNGHTYSVRYDQYLPDMDGAVERVPRKAIRPRPPPVKVPRSWVAGDIVEVFDNNSWKLAEVSKVVARDFYFVRLLGSFREFRVHISDLRVRQSWQDNKWVVIQKESGRCNDGLMNSQTKIVKFSSQLPQSCIELEKYGVDEQICVENNNGYAEPTSRSMKKRSLPVDTCTGTNRKMRAVQKEGKHQQIIGRHSSQLLEKVDAVASPRKMLGEKYMHASLNHRIYEMGSDKQKPLADVGYRFIGSVGPNDAESVSSSVGSCSPSKSLYRSFHYPIASPPQGLDNHFDDADSSCVSGRDFPLHAKKALEEEIHHLELHAYHSTMLALYASGPLSWEKEALMTNLRLMLHISNDEHLLELRAKVGMLI from the exons ATGGCGCTCTTGAGGTTCAAGAAAGGGAGTAAGGTGGAGGTATTGAACAAGAGGGAAGTGCCCTCAGGCTCCTGGTGGTGTGCCGAGATCATCTCTGGGAATGGGCATACCTACAGTGTTAGGTACGATCAATATTTGCCAGACATGGATGGTGCTGTGGAAAGAGTACCAAGAAAGGCTATCAGGCCACGTCCTCCTCCTGTTAAGGTGCCGAGGAGCTGGGTTGCTGGTGACATTGTTGAGGTCTTTGACAACAACTCGTGGAAGCTTGCAGAAGTGTCAAAGGTTGTTGCTAGGGATTTCTATTTTGTAAGACTCCTTGGATCCTTCAGGGAATTCAGAGTCCATATATCGGATCTCAGGGTGCGACAATCTTGGCAGGACAACAAATGGGTTGTGATTCAGAAG GAATCCGGAAGATGTAATGATGGACTTATGAACAGCCAGACCAAAATTGTAAAGTTCAGTTCCCAATTACCCCAGTCCTGCATAGAGTTGGAGAAATATGGGGTAGATGAGCAAATTTGTGTCGAAAATAATAATGGATATGCAGAACCCACTTCAAGAAGCATGAAGAAAAGATCACTCCCAGTTGATACATGCACTGGAACCAACAGAAAGATGAGAGCAGTCCAGAAAGAAGGAAAGCATCAACAAATCATTGGAAGGCATTCATCTCAATTACTAGAAAAGGTAGATGCTGTTGCTTCACCACGTAAAATGCTTGGTGAAAAATACATGCATGCTTCCTTAAACCACCGAATTTATGAAATGGGCTCAGACAAGCAAAAACCACTAGCTGATGTTGGCTATCGTTTCATAGGAAGTGTAGGTCCTAATGATGCTGAGAGTGTTTCATCTTCTGTTGGTAGTTGTAGTCCTAGCAAAAGTCTGTATAGGTCTTTCCACTATCCTATTGCAAGCCCACCCCAAGGTTTGGATAATCATTTTGATGACGCTGATTCTTCTTGTGTATCAGGAAGAGATTTTCCTCTTCATGCAAAAAAGGCACTggaagaagaaattcatcatttAGAGTTACATGCTTATCATTCCACCATGTTGGCATTATATGCATCTGGGCCCTTAAGTTGGGAAAAGGAAGCATTGATGACTAACCTCCGCCTTATGCTGCACATATCAAATGATGAACATCTATTAGAGCTAAG GGCCAAAGTTGGAATGCTTATATAG
- the LOC105043194 gene encoding uncharacterized protein isoform X2 yields the protein MALLRFKKGSKVEVLNKREVPSGSWWCAEIISGNGHTYSVRYDQYLPDMDGAVERVPRKAIRPRPPPVKVPRSWVAGDIVEVFDNNSWKLAEVSKVVARDFYFVRLLGSFREFRVHISDLRVRQSWQDNKWVVIQKESGRCNDGLMNSQTKIVKFSSQLPQSCIELEKYGVDEQICVENNNGYAEPTSRSMKKRSLPVDTCTGTNRKMRAVQKEGKHQQIIGRHSSQLLEKVDAVASPRKMLGEKYMHASLNHRIYEMGSDKQKPLADVGYRFIGSVGPNDAESVSSSVGSCSPSKSLYRSFHYPIASPPQGLDNHFDDADSSCVSGRDFPLHAKKALEEEIHHLELHAYHSTMLALYASGPLSWEKEALMTNLRLMLHISNDEHLLELRYLASAKTDIHHSSQNTFFSSL from the exons ATGGCGCTCTTGAGGTTCAAGAAAGGGAGTAAGGTGGAGGTATTGAACAAGAGGGAAGTGCCCTCAGGCTCCTGGTGGTGTGCCGAGATCATCTCTGGGAATGGGCATACCTACAGTGTTAGGTACGATCAATATTTGCCAGACATGGATGGTGCTGTGGAAAGAGTACCAAGAAAGGCTATCAGGCCACGTCCTCCTCCTGTTAAGGTGCCGAGGAGCTGGGTTGCTGGTGACATTGTTGAGGTCTTTGACAACAACTCGTGGAAGCTTGCAGAAGTGTCAAAGGTTGTTGCTAGGGATTTCTATTTTGTAAGACTCCTTGGATCCTTCAGGGAATTCAGAGTCCATATATCGGATCTCAGGGTGCGACAATCTTGGCAGGACAACAAATGGGTTGTGATTCAGAAG GAATCCGGAAGATGTAATGATGGACTTATGAACAGCCAGACCAAAATTGTAAAGTTCAGTTCCCAATTACCCCAGTCCTGCATAGAGTTGGAGAAATATGGGGTAGATGAGCAAATTTGTGTCGAAAATAATAATGGATATGCAGAACCCACTTCAAGAAGCATGAAGAAAAGATCACTCCCAGTTGATACATGCACTGGAACCAACAGAAAGATGAGAGCAGTCCAGAAAGAAGGAAAGCATCAACAAATCATTGGAAGGCATTCATCTCAATTACTAGAAAAGGTAGATGCTGTTGCTTCACCACGTAAAATGCTTGGTGAAAAATACATGCATGCTTCCTTAAACCACCGAATTTATGAAATGGGCTCAGACAAGCAAAAACCACTAGCTGATGTTGGCTATCGTTTCATAGGAAGTGTAGGTCCTAATGATGCTGAGAGTGTTTCATCTTCTGTTGGTAGTTGTAGTCCTAGCAAAAGTCTGTATAGGTCTTTCCACTATCCTATTGCAAGCCCACCCCAAGGTTTGGATAATCATTTTGATGACGCTGATTCTTCTTGTGTATCAGGAAGAGATTTTCCTCTTCATGCAAAAAAGGCACTggaagaagaaattcatcatttAGAGTTACATGCTTATCATTCCACCATGTTGGCATTATATGCATCTGGGCCCTTAAGTTGGGAAAAGGAAGCATTGATGACTAACCTCCGCCTTATGCTGCACATATCAAATGATGAACATCTATTAGAGCTAAGGTATCTTGCATCTGCCAAAACAGATATTCATCATAGTTCTCAGAACACTTTTTTTAGCTCATTGTAG